AGCCATCCTTTTGCACGCTTTCCAGACTATGCTCCCCGTGCCCCTGAAGCACGTACACCACTGGCTTGCTCTCGCGGGTCAGCTTGACCAAGGCGTTGGTGATCTTCTCTTCTTCGGCTAGATAGACCTTCTCGAAACGCTCTGCCCTCTCCAGGACCAGGGAGTTGTAAGTGTTAACCTTGTATTGTTGAGCCTTCATGGGAAACCTGTCAGGATCCACAAACTCCCAGTCAATCTTCTTGCCTGATTTGGTCTTATAGAGGTTCAGGAGATCTTCGGCTGAAGTTCTGGAAGGATCTGACTCCTGATAAAATGCGTAAATCTTCACCGGCTCCTTGAGGCCTTCCAAAACCTTCACAGTCTGGGGAGCCAGACTGTATCGCCTGTTTTTGGTGGTATCTATCTGGGCATGGAACCTCTGCTTGGAGAACAGCTCCAAGACCACTAGTATGGCCAGCACAATTAGGACCATCAGTCCAAGGTTCATCCCATATTTCGTGGATCTGCCGCCAAACATGCCTGCCATGGGATCACCCCCGCCACCGCTTGGATTCCAGGGAACGCAAGGTCAGGAAAAGGAAAAAGTAGGAAAACAGCAAATAAAAAACAATATCCCTGGTATCCAGCACTCCCTTCAGAAAGCTCTGGAGATGGTTGAATATGTTAAGATCCTTGAGGATTTCCCCCACCGAGGGCCCCACAAAACCCCCGGACCATCCCATGGCCAGAAGCACCAGCAGCAGCCCATAAGTGCCAAAGGCCGCTATGATCTGATTTTCTGTGAGGGAGGACACGAAGATCCCCAGACAGATGAAGGCCCCCCCCAACAGCAACATCCCCAGATATCCCACCAGTATGGGAAGGGGCTCCGGGTTGGTCAACAAAGCCATGGTCACGGGATATATGGCGGTCAAGGCCATCATCAAAGAAAAAACGCTCCAACAGGCCAGGAACTTGCCCAGTAGAGTCTCCCAATCTTTGAGAGGCAGCGTGAAGAGAATTTCGTAGGTGCCAGCCTTCTTCTCCTCAGCAAAGAGCCTCATGGTCAGAAGTGGCAGTCCAAATAGCATCACCAGGGCCAGGTTCCCAAAAAGATTTCGGATTACCAGCTCATTTACATTTAGGGCTTCGGCGTAATAAGGGTTCTGGGTTGCCTGCATGCTTATGATCACAAAGCGCTGAAAGTCCCAGAAAAACCACCAGACTCCCACTATGGCTATAAATACGAAGATGATCACATATGCCACCGGAGACGTGAAATAGGATCTGAGTTCTTTCTTGTAAATCGGGATCCAGTTCATCCTAGCCTCCCCATCCAGGATCTCCCAAAGCCAAGAAATCTTGGCCCAAAGGCAAGCTCAGTGAGTGGTCTCAACAGACTCTGCCTGCGGCTCCTCTGTGACAAGCTGCAAGAAGATGTCCTCCAGACTCATTTCCACAGAACGAAGTTCCAGCAGATCCCACCCCCGTCCTATGATTTCTCTGGCAAGTGCTGCTCTTAGATCCCTTCGGTCTGTGGACTCCACCATATAAGCTCTCACCCCATCGGACACATCCCTCTCCCATGTGACCCTGCTTACTCCCCGCACAGATCTGAGGGCAGCCTCGACCTGGGAGGGTTCTTGAGCCCGGACCTGAAGCTGAATGCGCATGCCCTTTTGGAGCCGTAAGGTGAGGTTCTCGGGAGTATCCGCAGCCACTATGCGGCCCTGGTTTATTATGAGGGCCCTGCTGCAAACCATGCTGACCTCAGGCAGTATATGGGTGCTGACAATGACTGTACGTTCACCTGCCAGTCCTCGTATCAGCTGACGAATCTCTATGATCTGCTTGGGGTCAAGCCCGATGGTGGGTTCATCTAATATCAAGACCTGGGGTCTGTGTACAAGGGCCTGAGCGATCCCCACCCTCTGTCTGTACCCCTTGGAGAGTCTTCCTATGAGACGATCCCCCACCTGGTCCAAACCGCACTCTTCCATGACCCGGGCCACCTGGGCCTTTCTTTGGGACTTTCCTATTCCCCTCACCTCGGCAATGAAGTTCAAGTAGGACCAAACGGTCTGATCAGTATATAGGGGCACGCTCTCGGGAAGATATCCCACCCTCCTTCTGACCTCCAGAGAATCCTTGAAAACGTCAAAGCCAGCCACCCTGGCCGTACCAGAGCTGGGAGGGTGAAAACAGGTAAGCACACGCATGGTGGTTGTCTTACCAGCCCCGTTGGGTCCCAGGAAGCCTACGATTTCACCCTTGTCCACTTGGAAGCTCACATCATGTATGGCGGCTACCGGCCCGTAAAATTTGGAGACCCGCTCCACCTCTATCATGCTGCCCTCCTAACTTTTTGGCGCTTCAAACCGACGGGGCTGATGGCCTCAAGCCCCTTATGGATCGGAATTTCTTATAAAAGGAAATAGTGGGCATCTTTGAGCCAACGTGTGAATAATATGGAAATCTTAGACGCCCATGTCAAGGGAAGGTTTATCCGGGCCCTTTTCTTAGGCTCCTCCTGTGCAACATCCAAGCCCCCAGAATGGCCATGGGCAGGCTAAGCAACTGGCCCATGGACAGCGGCCCCAGAACCAGACCCAACTGTGGATCTGGTTCCCTGGCAAACTCTCCCAAGAAACGAAAAAGCCCGTAGAACATCACAAAACTCCAAAATACAATACCCGGTTTTCTTTCCACCCGTCCCAATCTCCACATGATGAGAAAAAGTATCATTCCCTCGAGCAAGGCCTCATAAAGCTGAGAGGGGTGACGGCATTGGGGTCCACCCTGGGGAAAGACCATGCACCAGGGCAGGTTCGACGGTCTGCCAAAGAGCTCCCCGTTTATGAAGTTTCCTATTCTTCCCAGTCCCAGGCCTATGGGAAGCGGCACCACAGCCACATCGGCCATTTCATAGAATCCCACTGAATTTCTCTTTGCAAACCACATGCCGGCCAATATCACTCCTGCAAACCCACCGTGAAAAGAAAGGCCTCCCTTCCAGATGGCCAGTACCTCCAGGGGATTTTCAAGATAGTAAGGAAGGTTATATATGAGCACGTATCCCAACCTACCTCCCACCACTAGTCCCAAGGCCACAAAAGCCAGGAAATCCAGCAGCAGGTCCCCCTTGAACCTGCCCTTTCTCCCCTCTGTTAGTTTTCTCAGGATCAGGTAACCCACAACAAAGCCCAGCAGGTACATGGTGCCGTACCACCTGAGCTGAAAAGGTCCCACCGAAAAGATGACCGGAGAGATGTTGGGATAGGGGATCAAGTCTTATTCCTCCCATGAGGCATTCTCACAGTCCTCTGAGCTCCTGTCAATCACAGCATCCCAAATGTGCTGCCATGGCCTGGATCCAGGCCCCGTAGAAAAGGCCCAGGCCGCTGACACAGAACCCTTTTGATGATATAAGAGACACGATTCGGCAATATACCCACCTGCCGGAGGTGAGCCATGGACTTGGATTTCTCACAGGAGCAGAGGATTTTTCGGGAACAGGTCCTTAGTTTTTCTCGTAAGGAGATAGCCCCCCTGGGAGAGGATTCGGATCTCAAAGGGGAGTTTTGCTGGGAAGCATGGCGCAAGATGGCCAGCTTCGGGCTCCTGGGTCTGCACTTTCCAGAACAGTACGGCGGGGCTGGCTCTGACATTGTAACAGCCTGCCTTGCAGGGGAAGCTCTGGCAGAGGGGGGAGCCGACGGCGGGCTCACTCTTTCCTGGGGAGCGCACACCTACCTGTGTGGAGACACCATATTACAACATGGCACTGCTGAGCAAAAAGCCAGGTACCTGCCCAAGATAGCATCCGGGCAATGGATAGGAGCCTTGGGGCTCACAGAGCCCGAGGCAGGATCCGATGCCTCGGCAATTCGAACCGTTGCCCATAGAAAAGGGGACTACTATGTCCTCAATGGCACCAAGATGTTCATCACCAACGGCCCCATAGCCGACGTTCTGGTGGTAATAGCTTCCACGGATCCGGCCAAGAAGGCCTTGGGTATCTCGGCCTTCATAGTGGAGAAAAGCTACCAGGGATTCACGCCGGGCAAACCTCTGAAGAAGATGGGATGCCGCGCTTCGCCAACCTCGGAGCTTGTTTTCCAGGATTGTAGGGTGCCGGCAGAAAATCTTTTGGGCCAAGAAGGGGATGGTTTTGTCAAGATCGCCCTTGGAGCTCTGGAATGGGATCGAAGCTCCCTCATGGCGCCTTTTGTAGGGGGAATGCGTTATCTTTTGGACCTTTGTGTAGCATACGCCAACCAAAGGGTGCAGTTCGACAGGCCCATAGGCCGATTCCAGGCCATTCAGCACAAACTGGCCGAAATGAAGGTGATCTACGAGGCCAGTCGTCTGCTCATGTACAGGGTGGCTTGGTGCAAAGATCAGGGTAGGCCTTTGAATCACCTAGAGGCCGCAACAGCCAAACTCTTTGTGGGAGAAGCGGGCATGCGTCTGGCCCACGAAGCGGTCCAGATCCACGGCGGTTACGGATACATTCACGAGTACCCCGTGGAGCGTGCTTTTCGTAACGCCAGATTGGCCTCCATAGGAGGAGGCACGAGTGAAATCCAGCGAGCCATAATAGCCCGAATGATAATGAATCTGGATTACAGTCATGGCAGGGCCATTTGAATCCCAGAATTGACAGGTGCTCTGAAAAACCAATATGCCTGATCCCTTGGGATGCTTTGATCCGGGAAGATGTGTTTTCACAAAGAATCTCATCTCAGACACATGCCTGGCCTCAGGAGCAATGGAGAGCAGGGGGGAGAGCCATGGATTTTGACCTCAGGGAAGAGCAGAAACAATTCCAAAGGTTCCTCAGGGAGACTTGCGAGAGAATCCTTAAACCCAAGGCAGTCCAGGTGGATGAGCTGGGGATGGTGCCGGAGGAAAATCTTCAGGAACTGGCCAGGGCGGGTTACATGGGACTTTTGATCCCAGAGGCCTTGGGAGGAAACAATGGTGATATGACCTGTTTCCTCGTGGGCACAGAAGAGGTGGCCCGCTGCTGCCCCTCCACGGCCCTTGTGGCAGGAACCTCCTTGATGCGCTTCGGGCTTCCGACTATTCTGTACGCAAGTCAGGCCCAAAAGCAAAGGATTTTGCCCAGACTGGCAAGGGGAGACTTGAGAGGGGCTTGGGCTCATACAGAATCTCAAGGAGGATGCGATACAGAGAATCTCACCACCTGGGCCAGCTCCAGGCAGGATGGCTTTTCCTTGTGCGGCAGGAAGGACTATGTTCTAAATGGGCCTGAGGCATCGGCTCTGTTGGTTGCAGCCCGTGTGAATGCTGAGGCAGGTTGCGGGAAGTCCACAGGGGTCTTCTTGCTGGAGGAGCCTTGCCAGGGGCTCAAGAGAAGCCCCGTGGTGCGCACAGTGGGGGCCAGAGGGGCCAGAATCTGCAGCCTTGAACTGGAAGATTGCATTTTACCCAGGGACTCTCTTTTGGGGGGGGAGGCGGGGCCCTCGGCCCAGGCAGTGGAGGAATTACCACATATGCCTCTTTTGATGGCTGGTTACAGCATTGGAGTGGGACAGGCAGCGCTGGAGTTGAGCATTCATTATGCTCGTCAAAGGGCTACCTTTGGGCGGCCCATAGTCTCTTATCAGGAAGTTCACTTCAGGATCGCAGACATGTATGTGAACGTGGATGTGGCCAGGCAGCTGGCTCTTAGGGCAGCCTGGCTCATAGATGTTGGCAGGGGCTCCACGGTGGAGTCATCCCTGGCCAAGCTCTTTGCCTCTGAGATGGGCCTCATGTGCGGGCAAAGCTGCGCACATATCCACGGGGGAAGGGGGCTGCTGGATGGAAGCCAGGCCGACAGGCTCCTGCGGGACAGCAGGATGGGGCTGATATTGGGGGGCACAGTGGAGATGCATCGCCTGGGCATAGCTAGGCAGGTGTTGGCGGGGAAGGCCTGAGCTCATTTGGCTTCCCATGTTCTTTAGAAAAGGTGCTGCTTTCATATTGGATTGCGCTTTCATTGCCGAGCCAAGGGAATAAAGGGAGTTGGTGGAAATGTATTCATCTGACCGAAAAGATCTCTTCATAGGTCTGGATGTGGGATCCATTAGCCTCAACACGGTGCTCATGACCCATGAGGGGGCCGTTCTGGAAGAAGACTATACAAGGGTGCAGGGAAGGCCACTGGAGACGACGCTGAGGGTTCTTTCAGAACTTATGCAACGCTACCCTGGGGATCGTGTGGGAGGGGTAGGGGTGACCGGAGTGGGAGGAAAGCTGGCAGCCCAGCTCCTGGGAGGTTCTTTCTTTAACGAGGTGGTGGCCCAGGCCAGGTCCGTGGAACTTCTGGCCCCTGAGGCTCGCACCATCATAGAGATGGGAGGCCAGGACGCCAAATTGATTCTTCTGGCCGGAAACTCCGGCAACGGAAGGCTTCAGATAGAGGACTTTTCCATGAACAGCCTCTGTGCGGCCGGCACGGGCTCTTTCTTGGATCAACAGGCCAGCCGTCTGGGATTGACCATCGAGGAATTTGGTCAGCTGGCACTCAAGTCCTCTTGCCCTCCTCGCATAGCAGGCCGTTGCTCGGTTTTTGCCAAGAGCGACATGATTCACCTCCAGCAAGCAGCCACCCCGGACTATGACATTGTGGCTGGATTGTGCTTTGCTGTGGCCAGAAATTTCAAGGGAAGCGTGGCGAGGGGAAAGCCGGTCAAACCACCTGTGGTTTTCCAGGGCGGTGTGGCAGCCAATCCTGGGATGATAAGGGCCTTTAGGGAAGTCCTGGAACTGATGGAAAAGGATCTAATGGTCCCGGCCCATTTTGCCTCCACAGGGGCCATAGGGGCTGTCTTGATGTTGCTGGATGAGCCAGCTTTGCGTAGGCCTTTCAAGGGCTTGCAGGACCTGGAGGCCTATATTAGAGAGCATCGCAAAGTTGAAAGTGCCAAAAGTTTGGCTCCTCTTTGCAGACCTTCGAGGCTTCGCAGGGGCCCCACTGAAGTTTTTCCCATTTCTGCAAGATCAGGACGCATCAGGGGCTTCTTGGGGGTGGACGTAGGATCCATAAGTACCAATGTG
The sequence above is drawn from the bacterium genome and encodes:
- a CDS encoding acyl-CoA dehydrogenase family protein, which translates into the protein MDLDFSQEQRIFREQVLSFSRKEIAPLGEDSDLKGEFCWEAWRKMASFGLLGLHFPEQYGGAGSDIVTACLAGEALAEGGADGGLTLSWGAHTYLCGDTILQHGTAEQKARYLPKIASGQWIGALGLTEPEAGSDASAIRTVAHRKGDYYVLNGTKMFITNGPIADVLVVIASTDPAKKALGISAFIVEKSYQGFTPGKPLKKMGCRASPTSELVFQDCRVPAENLLGQEGDGFVKIALGALEWDRSSLMAPFVGGMRYLLDLCVAYANQRVQFDRPIGRFQAIQHKLAEMKVIYEASRLLMYRVAWCKDQGRPLNHLEAATAKLFVGEAGMRLAHEAVQIHGGYGYIHEYPVERAFRNARLASIGGGTSEIQRAIIARMIMNLDYSHGRAI
- a CDS encoding acyl-CoA dehydrogenase family protein, whose product is MDFDLREEQKQFQRFLRETCERILKPKAVQVDELGMVPEENLQELARAGYMGLLIPEALGGNNGDMTCFLVGTEEVARCCPSTALVAGTSLMRFGLPTILYASQAQKQRILPRLARGDLRGAWAHTESQGGCDTENLTTWASSRQDGFSLCGRKDYVLNGPEASALLVAARVNAEAGCGKSTGVFLLEEPCQGLKRSPVVRTVGARGARICSLELEDCILPRDSLLGGEAGPSAQAVEELPHMPLLMAGYSIGVGQAALELSIHYARQRATFGRPIVSYQEVHFRIADMYVNVDVARQLALRAAWLIDVGRGSTVESSLAKLFASEMGLMCGQSCAHIHGGRGLLDGSQADRLLRDSRMGLILGGTVEMHRLGIARQVLAGKA
- a CDS encoding ABC transporter permease, yielding MNWIPIYKKELRSYFTSPVAYVIIFVFIAIVGVWWFFWDFQRFVIISMQATQNPYYAEALNVNELVIRNLFGNLALVMLFGLPLLTMRLFAEEKKAGTYEILFTLPLKDWETLLGKFLACWSVFSLMMALTAIYPVTMALLTNPEPLPILVGYLGMLLLGGAFICLGIFVSSLTENQIIAAFGTYGLLLVLLAMGWSGGFVGPSVGEILKDLNIFNHLQSFLKGVLDTRDIVFYLLFSYFFLFLTLRSLESKRWRG
- a CDS encoding ATP-binding cassette domain-containing protein; translation: MIEVERVSKFYGPVAAIHDVSFQVDKGEIVGFLGPNGAGKTTTMRVLTCFHPPSSGTARVAGFDVFKDSLEVRRRVGYLPESVPLYTDQTVWSYLNFIAEVRGIGKSQRKAQVARVMEECGLDQVGDRLIGRLSKGYRQRVGIAQALVHRPQVLILDEPTIGLDPKQIIEIRQLIRGLAGERTVIVSTHILPEVSMVCSRALIINQGRIVAADTPENLTLRLQKGMRIQLQVRAQEPSQVEAALRSVRGVSRVTWERDVSDGVRAYMVESTDRRDLRAALAREIIGRGWDLLELRSVEMSLEDIFLQLVTEEPQAESVETTH
- the lgt gene encoding prolipoprotein diacylglyceryl transferase; the protein is MPYPNISPVIFSVGPFQLRWYGTMYLLGFVVGYLILRKLTEGRKGRFKGDLLLDFLAFVALGLVVGGRLGYVLIYNLPYYLENPLEVLAIWKGGLSFHGGFAGVILAGMWFAKRNSVGFYEMADVAVVPLPIGLGLGRIGNFINGELFGRPSNLPWCMVFPQGGPQCRHPSQLYEALLEGMILFLIMWRLGRVERKPGIVFWSFVMFYGLFRFLGEFAREPDPQLGLVLGPLSMGQLLSLPMAILGAWMLHRRSLRKGPG